A window from Candidatus Zixiibacteriota bacterium encodes these proteins:
- a CDS encoding site-2 protease family protein yields MKNPDLMSKTIYYQLAGLFDITAIYTHNNRLIFRARPRIETSEAIRTMKKKLAASGFSAVVREDIDGILITIDEDSRKIPWLNIVLLGATLATMFFAPLIWGFDFDFITHPGKIVEFLNEPGVIRERIEFTAALISILLFHEFGHYLAGRRRGVLMSLPYFLPAPNIAGTFGAVIKSRSPITNRRDLIEVGATGPIAGFVVSVLVLAIGFYNSGLIYVPSPEGLGIGDSLLTRFLAWAIYGPIPENYYIQLTPAIFAGWVGLLVTMLNLLPLGQLDGGHIIYGLFGRRQHQFSKLFFAALILMGIWWPGWWFFGVLVFLFGIKHPPTINDEMVLPRHARIMGYAAIFIFIISFIPVPFSFS; encoded by the coding sequence GTCGAAGACTATTTATTATCAGTTGGCCGGGCTGTTTGATATTACAGCCATTTATACCCACAATAACCGCTTGATTTTCCGCGCCCGGCCGCGAATTGAAACATCCGAGGCGATCCGAACCATGAAAAAAAAACTGGCCGCCTCAGGATTTTCCGCCGTCGTTCGCGAGGATATCGACGGGATACTGATTACGATTGATGAAGACAGCCGAAAAATCCCCTGGCTGAACATTGTCCTTCTTGGGGCCACCCTGGCGACCATGTTTTTTGCACCGTTGATCTGGGGATTCGATTTCGATTTTATCACGCATCCCGGGAAAATCGTCGAGTTTCTGAACGAACCGGGAGTGATCAGGGAGCGGATTGAATTCACCGCGGCCCTGATCAGTATTCTGCTCTTCCACGAATTCGGACACTACCTGGCCGGGCGGCGACGGGGAGTCCTGATGTCCCTGCCATATTTCCTGCCCGCCCCCAATATCGCCGGGACCTTCGGGGCCGTGATAAAATCGCGCTCGCCGATTACCAACCGAAGGGATTTGATTGAGGTCGGCGCCACCGGACCGATTGCAGGATTCGTAGTTTCCGTTCTCGTTCTGGCGATCGGGTTTTATAACTCCGGATTGATATATGTTCCTTCTCCGGAAGGATTGGGTATCGGGGATTCTCTTTTGACCCGGTTTCTGGCCTGGGCGATTTACGGTCCCATCCCCGAGAATTATTATATCCAGCTGACTCCAGCCATCTTTGCCGGATGGGTCGGTCTGCTGGTAACGATGCTGAATCTTCTGCCGCTTGGACAGCTTGACGGGGGACATATTATTTACGGCCTGTTTGGCCGGCGGCAACATCAATTCAGCAAATTATTCTTTGCGGCTCTGATTCTTATGGGAATATGGTGGCCGGGCTGGTGGTTTTTCGGAGTGCTTGTTTTTCTTTTCGGTATTAAACATCCGCCGACTATCAATGATGAAATGGTCCTTCCGCGACATGCCCGGATTATGGGTTATGCGGCCATTTTCATTTTTATTATCAGTTTCATACCCGTTCCATTTTCATTTTCGTGA